The uncultured Eubacteriales bacterium region GAGCCTCAGAAGTGTATCATCACCGTCCTCCGCGCCACCGAGCCGGAGGCGGGGGATTACGGCGTGGTGCTTGGTGCGGGGCCTATGGGTATGTGGTGCATCCAGGGCCTGTCGGGGCATCTTCTCTCCGGGCTCATCGCCGTGGACGTGGACGACAGCCGATTGGAGATGGCCAGGAGCTTTGGCGCCAGCCACGTCATTAACAGCGCGAAGGAGGACGTGGTGGCCCGGATCCAGGAGATCACTTCCGGCCGTATGGCGGACTTTGTGATCGAGGGGACGGGCATCCCCAGCCTGCTGGACAGCGCTCAGGACTACTTGAAGTCCGGCCGTGGACGGCTCATTCTCATGAGCAGCCACCACGAGGCCTGCCAGTTCGACTTCCGCAAGGCGGTGGACCGGGGCCTGGAGTTTCGGGTCGCGCACCCGCCTTATTCCAGGGACGAGAGGGACGATTTCCGCCGCGCCGTATGCTTCATCAACAACGGGACCTTCATCAACGAGCCGCTGGTCTCTCACAAGTTCAAGCTCAGTGAGATACAGACGGCGTTTGAGACAATGGAACATAAGCCGCGGAACTTTATGAAGGGACTTGTTGTACCTGATTGATCCAAGCGGGACAAGCGCCCCCATCAGCACCTGCGGCTGATGAGGGCATTTTTGTTTGGTAAAAAAGAGATATTTTAAGACTTTCAGCAACTGCTGCTTCAATAACGACAACATTATCGACGCCCTGGTCGGCAAGCTAGTGGGCCGTAGCGTCATGAATTTTTTCATATAGCTGCTTTAGAATAGACGGAGCGTTGTATTTTTTATTGCTTTTATCAGCGTTTAACGCTAGACTATGTATGTAAATTTTCAGATTACGGAGGGAAATCTGTGAGACGAGTACGTCAATCGGAGATAGCGGAGCGGGCAGGCGTATCTTTGACCACGGTTTCCCGTGTGGTGAACCAGAGCGGGTACGTGGCGGAGGACGTCAGAAAAAGGGTGGAGCGGGCCATCGAGGAAACCGGTTACGTCCCCACCCAGCACTCCTTCACGCGCTGCAAGCGCCTGGTGGGTGTGGTGATTCCCTACGGGGTACTAAACCCCTATTTTAAAAGCTGACCCAATGCATCCATGAGGAGTGCGAGCGCCAGGGCTACTACGCGATCTTCGTCAACTGCAGGATGGTGAACAACGAAACCCTCGCCGCCCATGCGAAACAGCTCTCCGCCATCGGCGTATGCGGCCTCATTGCGTGCTGCTTTAACGATGAACATCTGGACGAGAAAACCCGTAATGTCCTGGATAAGTCTAACGTTCCCGTCGTATTCATTGAGCGCACCGCGGACTGCTATGGCTTTAACCGTATTTTGGTGGACAACATGCTGGGTACCTATATGGCGGCCAAGCACCTGCTGGACCGCGGGCATAAGCACCTCCTCTACGTCACAAAAAAACGGCCAACAGAGGTGGAGCGGTCCCGTACGGGCGGCTTTCTGAAGGCGATGGGCGAGGTACCGGAGGGCTCGGTCCAATACCAGGTCATGACCTGCCCCGGGGTCATCTCTCCGGCGGCGGCCTTCACGGCTGTCAAGGAGGCCTACGAACAGGACCCGGAGATCTCGGGTATCATGTGCTGGAATGATGTATACGCATCGGGAGCCCTATCCTATACGAACCAGCACGGGCTGAACGTACCGACTGATGTGGAGATCATCGGCAGCGACGACGTGATGGCGGGTGAGCTTAGCCCTCCGCTGAGCAGCGTGAGGATGCCGCTGGAGGAAATCGCTCTGTCGGCGATTGAGATTATCGACAAATATCAGGAGCCGAGCGATATCCCCGTCGCCCGCACGGTATCCCTGGAGCCGCAGTTGATCCTGCGGTAAAAGCACCCCCCTGAAATCAAGAGATTTCAGGGGGGTGCTGACGGACTATCATCATTCCTGCCCGACCGCGTGGCGCTCCAACGCTCCACGATCTAAAAGAACCACCGAGCGATAGCCTGTTTTGAGCAAGCCCCGGCGCTCAAATTCACCCAGTACTCGGCTGACTGTCACCCGGCTCACCCCCACGGAAAAGCCGATCTCCTCGTGGGTGCAGGGAACTATGCCGCCCTCAGCGGGGAGGGAGAGGAGGTGCCGGGCCACCCGGCGGTCGGCGGAGAGGAAGGAACCGTCTACATGCTCGGAAAGGAGCCGCACCGTCCGGGCCAAATACTCCAGCATGGAGACTGCCAAGTCCGGGTGCGTGGCAAAGACAGCCGAAAGGCGCGCACGATCCACGCTCACAAGCTCACACCGCGATACCGCCACGGCGGAGGAGACACGGGGCTGCTTGTCGAAGAAGGCCGCCTCACCGATCAGGCTGCCCGCCCGGTGGAGGGTGAGTGTGCGCTCGTTCCCCTCGTCCGAGCTGATAAAGACCTTTACAGTTCCCGACAAAATATAGTAAAATTGTTGTGCCTCGGTGTCCTGGAGGTAAATGAGCTGCCCGGGCGTGTAGACCTTCACGCTCTGCCCCTCTGCGAGGGGGTGCCAGATGTCGCTCATGGCCCGCCAGCCTCCCCGTTGGGATAGGGCGACCAAGTCTCGTCCAGCCCTCCGCCGGAGAAGATGCGCCGGACTCCGTTGGACTTTTGCAGATACATATCGTTGTCGGGATAGTAGCAGGTATCCTCCGGCTCCACGGTGCCCACGTCCAAAATCACCAGCGGGGCGGAACTGGAGTTATAAAAGGTGTGGGCGATCTGCTCCCCGGCGGGCTTGGCGAAGAAATCTCCCTTTGAGACGGGGTGTTCCTCCCCGGAAAGCCGCAGTGTCCCGGCCCCCTCCAGCACAAGGAAGAACTCCTCCTGCTGGGAGTGGCTATGGTACTTGGTGCTGTAAGCACCGGGGGGGACCGAGTCGATATTGACGTATAGCCTCCGGCTCCCCGCAGCCTCACCCAAGGATTGGGTGGCAAGCCCCACAGCGTCGTGCCAGAGATATTGATTATCTAGCGCATCAAGGCGGAGTATTTCCATGGCTATCGCCCCTTTCGGAATGATTGTAACACGCTTTACATTCTTTGCGCAAGCTAAATTGTTATCATAGGCGCAACGAGATAAAAGGAGGGACCCATCATGGGAATGACCATGACCCAAAAGATCCTGGCGAAGCATGCGGGCCTTGCAAGCGTGGAGTCCGGGCAGCTGATAGAGGCCAGGCTGGACCTGGTGCTGGGCAACGACATCACCGCCCCTGTCGCCATCACTGAGTTTGACAAG contains the following coding sequences:
- a CDS encoding putative L-iditol 2-dehydrogenase (Evidence 3 : Function proposed based on presence of conserved amino acid motif, structural feature or limited homology; Product type pe : putative enzyme), with product MKFTRACLVEPRKFGFFEVDEEPGAGQVLIKIAGCGMCNWELNFWDGHLNFQGYPHKLGHEFAGVVAAIGPDCKNLRVGDKVSAVDRGFGGFAQYRVTNEAACEKLADHIDPKYAMGEPQKCIITVLRATEPEAGDYGVVLGAGPMGMWCIQGLSGHLLSGLIAVDVDDSRLEMARSFGASHVINSAKEDVVARIQEITSGRMADFVIEGTGIPSLLDSAQDYLKSGRGRLILMSSHHEACQFDFRKAVDRGLEFRVAHPPYSRDERDDFRRAVCFINNGTFINEPLVSHKFKLSEIQTAFETMEHKPRNFMKGLVVPD
- a CDS encoding Uncharacterized HTH-type transcriptional regulator YkvZ (fragment), which translates into the protein MRRVRQSEIAERAGVSLTTVSRVVNQSGYVAEDVRKRVERAIEETGYVPTQHSFTRCKRLVGVVIPYGVLNPYFKS
- a CDS encoding conserved hypothetical protein (Evidence 4 : Homologs of previously reported genes of unknown function) translates to MVNNETLAAHAKQLSAIGVCGLIACCFNDEHLDEKTRNVLDKSNVPVVFIERTADCYGFNRILVDNMLGTYMAAKHLLDRGHKHLLYVTKKRPTEVERSRTGGFLKAMGEVPEGSVQYQVMTCPGVISPAAAFTAVKEAYEQDPEISGIMCWNDVYASGALSYTNQHGLNVPTDVEIIGSDDVMAGELSPPLSSVRMPLEEIALSAIEIIDKYQEPSDIPVARTVSLEPQLILR
- a CDS encoding Cyclic nucleotide-binding domain protein, whose protein sequence is MSDIWHPLAEGQSVKVYTPGQLIYLQDTEAQQFYYILSGTVKVFISSDEGNERTLTLHRAGSLIGEAAFFDKQPRVSSAVAVSRCELVSVDRARLSAVFATHPDLAVSMLEYLARTVRLLSEHVDGSFLSADRRVARHLLSLPAEGGIVPCTHEEIGFSVGVSRVTVSRVLGEFERRGLLKTGYRSVVLLDRGALERHAVGQE
- a CDS encoding conserved hypothetical protein (Evidence 4 : Homologs of previously reported genes of unknown function), which encodes MEILRLDALDNQYLWHDAVGLATQSLGEAAGSRRLYVNIDSVPPGAYSTKYHSHSQQEEFFLVLEGAGTLRLSGEEHPVSKGDFFAKPAGEQIAHTFYNSSSAPLVILDVGTVEPEDTCYYPDNDMYLQKSNGVRRIFSGGGLDETWSPYPNGEAGGP